From a single Verrucomicrobiota bacterium genomic region:
- a CDS encoding discoidin domain-containing protein translates to MQTRIAVGLSSAIVAVAFVVCSTVVGAETRSVTLARYTTINPYEDTEYGGEPYVYMCAEDTTLVYKRPAFCYGGAGTLQLGAGSPDTLLIAFKSLNRAIYRASTVKDATLVLHVVPTHFKPEGELRVYRVLASWRDGGEADRELYWAANYVNRYHGPAGQAIRWAAPGAKRPGIDRAAEPSLVVKVADAYDAEKGTLTLSGGKLAEDVQYWAERHYLNYGWLIEQADPAAMNVQHFFYSGEAFRAELRPALTITYDTPASTARPQGVDLDVTYIERTPRYLRYLDEGTGQYEVKEFRGVGVGVMKYPKYGSARKWPRQGETVTFTAHVKNAGTKEFVGVIPYEWRFNERVIMQGTWQGRLKPGEEATVEYEWAWQIDHSDHRDLVLAFWADPGERIADTCRNNNALGKYVEGRTLKYWVDQQSYDYINSQCNAWGSYSFEDYLQWHWWIWNETYLDKSRFAEIARDGCLERVSLDAIEVVPNGLLDPWGKHTPKPTLESPAGTGLADCRFDGEWGSCWPWDTKAKDYDEQVKNVKRFFTTRTVLLEGSLLHECSHQCLAAFDVYWSNIEPSDPSEPNGKCKVKDGGEYYITRGDMYPFSGLMGGGDTRPDARYRLNTGLFSLHSIAGFNSNLPYRAGFFGEWQYDLPRQIYVRVLDAGGRPISGASVKIWQAVSNAITDENVVAANVRTTTLGYLPLPVQDSGEATDITTATGHTLLKRNPFGRINVVGTNTTLLLRVEAYNQRDYGFVRLVRLNEGYWRGEHDRSVATLYTSIVPSAQVDWQTNVARDCTVTATTGQDTVAKAVDGDVTTEWNGGRTKRGDSVQLDLGKSVPIAAVRLVKSGAHDAFYTYFRIDVSDDPEFKTSKLFAAPQATTFGYAMGCFKDVDPEQPNVRWVTYANAPTMGRYIR, encoded by the coding sequence ATGCAGACCCGCATTGCCGTTGGACTGTCGTCCGCCATTGTCGCCGTCGCGTTTGTTGTCTGTTCGACCGTGGTTGGGGCCGAGACGCGGTCGGTCACGCTCGCGCGCTACACGACGATCAACCCCTACGAAGACACCGAGTATGGCGGCGAGCCGTACGTCTACATGTGTGCCGAGGACACGACGCTCGTCTACAAGCGCCCCGCGTTCTGCTACGGCGGGGCGGGTACGCTGCAACTCGGCGCCGGGAGCCCTGATACGCTGCTCATCGCCTTCAAATCGCTCAACCGGGCCATCTACCGCGCGAGCACGGTGAAGGACGCCACGCTCGTGCTCCACGTGGTGCCGACCCACTTCAAGCCCGAGGGCGAACTGCGCGTCTATCGCGTGCTTGCGTCGTGGCGCGACGGCGGGGAGGCTGACCGCGAGCTGTACTGGGCGGCCAACTACGTGAACCGGTACCACGGGCCGGCCGGGCAGGCCATCCGCTGGGCGGCGCCGGGCGCCAAGCGGCCGGGCATCGATCGGGCCGCCGAGCCGAGCCTCGTCGTCAAGGTGGCCGACGCGTACGATGCCGAGAAGGGAACGCTCACCTTGTCAGGCGGCAAGCTGGCCGAGGACGTGCAGTACTGGGCCGAGCGCCACTACCTCAACTACGGCTGGCTCATCGAGCAGGCCGATCCGGCCGCAATGAACGTCCAGCATTTCTTCTACAGCGGCGAGGCGTTCCGGGCCGAACTGCGGCCCGCGCTGACGATCACATACGACACGCCGGCGAGCACGGCGCGCCCGCAAGGCGTCGATCTCGACGTGACGTACATCGAGCGCACCCCGCGCTACCTGCGTTATCTCGACGAGGGCACGGGCCAGTACGAGGTGAAGGAGTTCCGCGGCGTCGGCGTCGGCGTCATGAAATACCCGAAATACGGCAGCGCGCGCAAGTGGCCGCGCCAGGGCGAGACGGTCACGTTCACGGCGCACGTCAAGAACGCGGGGACCAAGGAGTTCGTCGGCGTCATCCCGTACGAGTGGCGCTTCAACGAGCGGGTCATCATGCAGGGCACGTGGCAGGGCCGGCTCAAGCCGGGCGAGGAGGCCACGGTCGAGTACGAGTGGGCGTGGCAGATCGATCACTCCGACCACCGCGACCTGGTGCTCGCGTTCTGGGCTGATCCCGGCGAGCGGATCGCCGACACCTGCCGCAACAACAACGCCCTCGGCAAGTACGTCGAGGGCCGCACGCTCAAGTACTGGGTCGATCAGCAGAGCTACGACTACATAAACAGCCAGTGCAACGCCTGGGGCAGTTACTCGTTCGAGGACTACCTTCAGTGGCACTGGTGGATATGGAACGAGACGTATCTCGACAAGTCGCGCTTTGCCGAGATCGCGCGCGACGGCTGCCTCGAGCGGGTGTCGCTCGACGCGATCGAGGTGGTGCCGAACGGGCTGCTCGATCCGTGGGGCAAGCACACGCCGAAGCCGACGCTCGAGTCGCCCGCCGGCACGGGGCTGGCCGATTGCCGGTTCGACGGCGAGTGGGGCTCGTGCTGGCCGTGGGACACCAAGGCGAAGGACTACGACGAGCAGGTCAAGAACGTGAAGCGCTTCTTCACGACGCGCACGGTGCTGCTCGAAGGCTCGCTGCTCCACGAGTGCTCGCACCAGTGTCTCGCGGCGTTCGACGTGTACTGGTCGAATATCGAGCCGTCGGACCCGTCGGAGCCGAACGGCAAGTGCAAGGTCAAGGACGGCGGCGAGTACTACATCACACGCGGCGACATGTACCCGTTCAGCGGGCTCATGGGCGGGGGCGATACGCGGCCCGACGCGCGCTACCGGCTCAACACGGGGCTGTTCTCGCTGCACAGCATCGCGGGGTTCAACTCGAACCTGCCTTATCGCGCGGGGTTCTTCGGCGAGTGGCAGTACGACCTGCCGCGCCAGATCTACGTGCGCGTGCTCGACGCGGGCGGGCGTCCGATCTCGGGCGCGTCGGTCAAGATCTGGCAGGCCGTGAGCAACGCGATCACCGACGAGAACGTCGTGGCGGCCAACGTGCGTACGACGACGCTCGGCTACCTGCCGCTGCCGGTCCAGGACTCCGGCGAGGCGACGGACATCACGACGGCGACGGGGCACACGCTCCTCAAGCGCAATCCGTTCGGGCGCATCAACGTCGTCGGCACGAACACGACGCTCCTGCTGCGCGTCGAGGCGTACAACCAGCGCGACTACGGGTTTGTCAGGCTCGTCCGGCTCAACGAGGGATACTGGAGGGGCGAGCACGACCGTTCGGTCGCCACGCTGTACACGAGCATCGTGCCGTCGGCGCAGGTCGACTGGCAGACGAATGTGGCGCGCGACTGCACGGTGACGGCCACGACAGGCCAGGACACTGTGGCGAAGGCCGTCGATGGCGACGTGACGACCGAGTGGAACGGAGGGCGGACGAAGCGCGGCGACTCCGTGCAGCTCGACCTCGGCAAGTCCGTGCCGATCGCGGCGGTGCGGTTGGTCAAGTCGGGCGCGCACGACGCGTTCTACACCTACTTCCGCATCGACGTGTCGGACGATCCGGAGTTCAAGACGAGCAAGCTGTTCGCCGCGCCGCAAGCAACGACGTTCGGCTACGCGATGGGGTGTTTCAAGGACGTCGACCCCGAGCAGCCGAACGTGCGGTGGGTTACGTACGCCAACGCGCCGACGATGGGCCGCTACATCCG
- a CDS encoding DHA2 family efflux MFS transporter permease subunit, producing MADLFEPHERGRALGIWGTGIMVAPALGPTLGGYLTDWFSWRAIFSVNLPIGAMALLLGMTVMRPESLEGRRRIPFDVWGFTFITMALISGLLALSKGQQKGWDSAYIHTCLVFTVIGFVMFLAVERTVRHPLLDLRLFRYRNFTLSMLLAVFRAVGLFGGVFLLPIFLQNLVGYTTVRTGLTMMPGAVAVGISMPFAGRLADRYGPRNLVVLGTAVTGLSLLAYGYLDPYSSQAMIIAPQVVRGMGLAFMMAPLLTAALNAVPRDKVATASSFLNVAQSVGGSFGIALLNTYVTNAIHRHGVHVGELMSPQSETFARFTRHVSAVDFSAVRGMLPTEQVKAVALSAQGILHRAEVLGFENGFVLGGLIVLAGIPLCLMLKRTHFHKAGPGAGEAGPSAKGPSAR from the coding sequence GTGGCCGACCTGTTCGAGCCGCACGAGCGCGGGCGGGCGCTGGGGATCTGGGGCACGGGCATCATGGTGGCGCCCGCGCTGGGACCGACGCTGGGCGGGTACCTGACCGACTGGTTCAGTTGGCGCGCAATCTTCTCGGTCAACCTGCCGATCGGCGCGATGGCGCTGCTTCTCGGCATGACCGTGATGCGCCCGGAGTCGCTCGAGGGCCGCAGGCGCATCCCGTTCGACGTCTGGGGATTCACGTTTATCACCATGGCGCTGATTAGCGGGCTCCTCGCGCTCTCCAAGGGGCAGCAGAAGGGATGGGATTCAGCTTACATCCACACCTGCCTGGTGTTCACCGTCATCGGGTTCGTCATGTTCTTGGCCGTCGAGCGCACCGTCCGGCATCCCCTGCTGGACCTGCGGCTGTTCCGCTACCGAAACTTCACGCTGAGCATGCTCCTGGCCGTGTTTCGTGCGGTCGGTCTGTTCGGCGGCGTATTCCTTCTGCCGATCTTTCTGCAGAACCTCGTCGGCTATACGACCGTCCGTACGGGTTTGACCATGATGCCGGGGGCGGTGGCCGTGGGCATCTCCATGCCGTTTGCCGGCCGGCTGGCCGACCGCTACGGCCCGCGCAACCTCGTCGTGTTGGGCACGGCCGTGACGGGCCTCTCGCTGCTCGCGTACGGCTATCTCGATCCGTATTCGAGCCAGGCGATGATCATCGCGCCGCAGGTCGTGCGCGGCATGGGGCTGGCGTTCATGATGGCGCCGCTGCTCACCGCGGCGCTCAACGCCGTGCCGCGCGACAAAGTGGCCACGGCGTCGAGCTTCCTCAACGTGGCGCAGAGCGTGGGCGGCTCGTTCGGCATCGCGTTGCTCAACACGTACGTCACCAACGCCATCCACCGTCACGGCGTGCACGTCGGCGAGCTGATGAGCCCGCAGTCTGAGACGTTCGCGCGGTTCACGCGCCATGTGTCGGCCGTCGACTTCAGCGCCGTGCGCGGCATGCTGCCGACCGAGCAGGTCAAGGCGGTGGCGCTGTCGGCGCAGGGCATTCTGCACCGGGCCGAGGTGCTGGGGTTCGAGAACGGCTTCGTGCTCGGCGGCCTGATCGTGCTGGCCGGCATCCCGCTCTGCCTGATGCTCAAGCGCACACACTTCCACAAGGCCGGCCCAGGGGCCGGGGAGGCGGGCCCTTCCGCCAAAGGTCCCTCGGCGCGCTAG
- a CDS encoding ATP-binding cassette domain-containing protein codes for MYEKLSIGAGVVEWSSARLEYDALGEFEPGQRYIVVGSNGSGKSTLARCLCGVVPEVYFASVTLEGCVSGRDLLPVWPRQSGEYPIAVLPQDVRQFLLGMTVPEEFEVSCAHSGLGSIARDHIYDSCGLGSFRTRSCWQLSDGERQRVALACALAYGAPWLVLDEWFSHLDDCWLPRLDHLISEVLSGRSMTAIELTSRPVPAGPHVKYLRSLVRDRCVSSPASDADRSDALSRLLTRFGTKRSEPRPRICHNGSIRRGEFRKAIEPVEHEKGLLVITGANGSGKSSLLRGLKLRVKGRRASRPVVVFSDPRLQLVGHTISSVLKQVLISTRAGGVDEAVRLTAAALNLRADTDVLELSHGAAKLLGVILGVLSPLAGLAVDEPFVALDRDGEALVMLAIDYAACELGKPVVLASPSHIEHGRFHAPTQLLSLDGTRM; via the coding sequence ATGTACGAGAAGCTGAGCATCGGGGCTGGCGTGGTTGAGTGGTCCTCAGCCAGACTGGAATACGACGCACTCGGCGAGTTCGAGCCCGGCCAGCGGTACATCGTGGTCGGCTCCAACGGCTCCGGGAAGTCGACCCTTGCCAGATGCCTCTGCGGCGTGGTTCCGGAAGTCTACTTCGCATCGGTAACACTTGAGGGCTGCGTGAGCGGGCGCGATCTGCTGCCGGTTTGGCCGCGTCAGAGCGGGGAATACCCTATTGCTGTCTTGCCACAGGACGTTCGTCAGTTTCTTCTGGGAATGACGGTGCCCGAGGAGTTCGAAGTCTCCTGCGCACACTCCGGGCTGGGCAGCATTGCGCGAGACCACATCTACGACAGCTGCGGCCTGGGTTCTTTCCGCACACGGTCATGCTGGCAGCTTTCAGATGGTGAGCGCCAACGCGTTGCCCTCGCCTGTGCACTGGCCTACGGCGCCCCTTGGCTTGTGCTCGATGAGTGGTTCTCACACCTCGACGACTGCTGGCTCCCTCGACTCGACCACCTCATCAGTGAGGTCCTGTCTGGGCGAAGCATGACCGCCATTGAGCTCACATCGCGTCCCGTGCCCGCCGGACCGCACGTAAAGTACCTACGGTCATTGGTGCGTGATCGCTGTGTTTCCTCGCCGGCGTCGGACGCCGATCGCAGCGATGCGCTCTCCCGGCTGCTGACACGCTTCGGGACCAAGAGGTCAGAACCCCGCCCGAGGATCTGCCACAACGGGAGCATCCGGCGCGGTGAGTTCCGGAAGGCGATCGAACCAGTCGAACACGAGAAGGGTCTGCTGGTCATCACGGGAGCCAATGGATCTGGCAAGAGCTCACTTCTGCGAGGGCTCAAACTCAGGGTGAAGGGTCGTCGCGCGTCTCGACCTGTCGTCGTGTTCAGTGACCCCCGCCTCCAACTGGTTGGCCACACGATATCGTCGGTTCTGAAGCAAGTCCTCATCTCCACGCGAGCAGGTGGTGTTGATGAGGCGGTTCGCCTAACAGCAGCCGCCCTTAACCTAAGAGCGGACACTGATGTCCTTGAGCTAAGCCACGGTGCAGCCAAGCTTCTCGGCGTGATCCTCGGTGTGCTTAGCCCTCTTGCAGGGCTGGCCGTCGACGAGCCCTTCGTGGCGCTGGATCGCGATGGAGAAGCTTTGGTCATGCTTGCCATCGACTATGCAGCATGCGAGCTTGGGAAGCCCGTGGTTCTGGCCAGCCCATCCCACATCGAGCACGGAAGGTTTCACGCACCGACCCAACTGCTGTCGCTCGACGGTACGAGGATGTAG
- a CDS encoding DUF4062 domain-containing protein produces MAYEARVFQVVIASPSDVIREREIFRDVVYEWNAVHSRKAGIVLLPAGWETHASPETGVHPQEAIHRQVIDKSDMLVAVFWTTLGSPTTEAESGTVSEIRRAHSQRKRVMIYFSSQALPSDVDTDKLSQVRAFKKRLGDQALYSEYSSLDDFRAKLSRDLARMIQEQKRSGSPTPTTSATSEPTLLAPDPAWALAGQTIDLSPEAIRLLVEASEDGHGTILKSRTRAGLNVQTNGKRLADTGNARSETKWSSALDKLYDLRLLSRNPEGTVYRLTADGYDFADSFRDQKDESTQGDSTEPPT; encoded by the coding sequence ATGGCGTACGAAGCTAGGGTGTTCCAGGTGGTCATTGCTTCTCCGTCCGACGTCATCAGGGAAAGGGAGATCTTCAGGGACGTTGTGTACGAATGGAACGCCGTCCATTCGCGGAAAGCAGGCATCGTTTTGCTCCCCGCTGGCTGGGAGACTCACGCATCTCCAGAAACGGGGGTGCATCCCCAGGAGGCGATCCACCGTCAAGTCATCGACAAGTCGGACATGCTCGTGGCCGTCTTCTGGACGACCCTTGGCAGTCCCACGACCGAAGCCGAGAGCGGCACGGTGAGCGAGATAAGGAGAGCCCACTCTCAACGCAAGCGTGTCATGATCTACTTTTCGAGCCAAGCCCTTCCGTCTGACGTTGACACGGACAAGCTCTCCCAAGTGCGGGCTTTCAAGAAGCGCTTGGGAGACCAGGCGCTCTACAGCGAGTACAGCAGTCTTGACGACTTCCGTGCGAAGCTATCGCGTGACTTGGCGCGGATGATCCAGGAGCAGAAGAGGTCGGGATCACCAACCCCAACGACTAGCGCAACCAGTGAGCCGACCCTACTCGCTCCTGACCCGGCGTGGGCGCTTGCGGGTCAGACCATCGACCTCTCACCGGAGGCCATTAGGCTTCTCGTCGAAGCCTCCGAAGATGGTCATGGAACCATACTGAAGAGTCGGACCCGTGCCGGACTCAATGTGCAGACGAACGGCAAGAGACTTGCAGACACAGGCAATGCAAGATCGGAGACGAAGTGGTCGTCAGCGCTGGACAAGCTCTACGACCTGAGATTGCTGAGCAGGAACCCTGAGGGAACCGTGTACAGGCTCACGGCAGACGGCTACGACTTCGCCGATTCCTTTCGAGACCAGAAAGACGAGTCAACACAGGGGGACTCGACCGAGCCGCCGACCTGA
- a CDS encoding glycogen debranching protein, whose amino-acid sequence MSEFAFESVPFSTFGSFVSIANLRADTAPGGVAGIYLRRVQGVLLNSAPVGRLVLVHDGAEVATTVHADATLLCLTDERGGRVEVSFDGPRTLRLRGTGVGLRIVGARDVVTASEAAGRATFNAGAVRRRYEFESLAGGMALAGHWRDATEGIAHLDLLPGDGGRWEAAVDEYTSTWTPRERRPFEETLAGSRRAFDAWLDGMPRTRAELVEARRLAAYVLWSCVVEPEGLLTRPTVLMSMSRMCSVWAWDNCFNALALVRHHPALAWDQLLLFMDHQDEFGAYPDVINTGITIYNYVKPPVHGWTVLEMLRRNPDAPDRDVLERVHDSLGRWTRWWLDHRRLPGQSLPHYLHGNDAGWDNNTIFDAGVPVVTPDLAAALVTQMDALSDLARRFGKDSEAKQWKEQADNMLAALLDELWTGGRFVARLALTGEPVVTRSLIYAMPIILAERLPKNVVGKLIVMLRDHLTAHGLASEHPDSPEYRASGYWRGPIWAPATYMPAWALDRLGAAELARTEEARTSSDPPDTSSELARKARELAGTIAERYCAMCANNGFAEYFDALTGLGLGDHAYSWTASVFLLLAERLHARRQSP is encoded by the coding sequence ATGTCCGAGTTCGCCTTCGAGTCTGTTCCGTTCAGCACGTTCGGGTCGTTTGTGTCGATCGCCAACCTGCGGGCCGACACGGCGCCCGGCGGGGTCGCGGGCATCTATCTGCGCCGCGTGCAGGGCGTGCTGCTCAACAGCGCACCCGTCGGGCGGCTTGTGCTGGTACACGACGGCGCGGAGGTCGCAACGACGGTGCACGCCGATGCGACGCTCCTGTGTCTGACGGACGAACGCGGCGGCCGCGTCGAGGTTAGCTTCGACGGGCCGCGCACGCTGCGGCTGCGCGGCACGGGCGTTGGGCTGCGCATCGTGGGCGCGCGCGACGTGGTGACCGCCTCCGAGGCGGCCGGCCGCGCAACGTTCAACGCGGGCGCCGTCCGCCGCCGCTACGAGTTCGAATCGCTCGCGGGGGGCATGGCGCTTGCGGGCCACTGGCGCGACGCGACGGAAGGTATCGCTCACCTCGATCTGCTCCCAGGCGACGGTGGCCGCTGGGAGGCCGCAGTTGACGAGTACACGAGCACGTGGACGCCGAGAGAGCGCCGTCCGTTCGAAGAGACTCTCGCCGGATCGCGCCGCGCGTTCGACGCATGGCTCGACGGCATGCCGCGCACGCGTGCCGAGCTCGTGGAGGCACGACGCCTCGCCGCGTACGTTCTCTGGTCGTGTGTCGTCGAGCCGGAGGGCCTCCTTACACGGCCCACGGTGCTCATGTCGATGAGCCGCATGTGCAGCGTGTGGGCGTGGGACAACTGCTTCAACGCGCTCGCCCTCGTCCGGCACCACCCCGCGCTCGCCTGGGACCAACTCCTGCTCTTCATGGACCACCAGGACGAGTTCGGCGCCTATCCCGACGTGATCAACACCGGCATCACGATCTACAACTACGTCAAGCCGCCCGTGCACGGCTGGACGGTGCTCGAGATGCTCCGCCGCAATCCCGACGCGCCCGACCGCGACGTGCTCGAGCGCGTCCACGACTCGCTCGGCCGCTGGACGCGCTGGTGGCTCGACCACCGCCGACTGCCAGGGCAGTCGCTCCCCCACTACCTGCACGGCAACGATGCCGGCTGGGACAACAACACCATCTTCGACGCCGGCGTGCCCGTCGTGACGCCCGACCTCGCCGCCGCGCTTGTGACGCAGATGGACGCGCTGAGCGACCTGGCAAGGCGTTTCGGCAAGGACTCGGAAGCGAAGCAGTGGAAGGAACAAGCCGACAACATGCTCGCCGCCTTGCTCGACGAGCTGTGGACGGGCGGGCGGTTCGTCGCGAGACTGGCGCTCACCGGCGAGCCGGTCGTCACGCGCAGCCTCATCTACGCCATGCCCATCATCCTCGCCGAGCGGCTGCCGAAGAACGTCGTCGGGAAGCTTATCGTCATGCTCCGCGACCACCTGACCGCGCACGGCCTCGCCAGCGAGCACCCCGACAGCCCCGAATACCGCGCGAGCGGCTACTGGCGCGGCCCGATCTGGGCGCCGGCAACCTACATGCCGGCCTGGGCCCTCGACCGCCTCGGCGCAGCGGAGCTCGCGAGGACCGAGGAAGCTCGGACGTCGAGTGATCCTCCTGACACATCGTCCGAGCTTGCTCGCAAGGCCCGCGAACTCGCGGGCACGATTGCCGAACGCTACTGCGCCATGTGCGCCAACAACGGCTTCGCCGAATACTTCGATGCGCTGACCGGCCTCGGCCTCGGCGACCACGCCTACTCCTGGACGGCAAGCGTCTTTCTCCTTCTCGCCGAACGCCTCCACGCGCGGCGGCAGTCTCCCTGA
- a CDS encoding rubrerythrin family protein: MGKTDENLKAAFAGESQARNKYTYYAGVARKEGYHYIAKILDETAENEKRHAKDELNLLGGLGDTAANLRAAIDGEMHETMTMYPEFAEQAEAEGNKAAANLFRQIAKIEQHHAERYRKLLAMVENGTVFKRDTPITWKCSVCGYTHKGTEPPKKCPCCGHPLEYYEPADLSFEN, translated from the coding sequence ATGGGCAAGACGGACGAGAACCTGAAGGCGGCGTTCGCGGGCGAGTCGCAGGCGCGGAACAAGTACACGTACTACGCCGGGGTGGCACGCAAGGAGGGCTACCACTACATCGCCAAGATCCTCGATGAGACGGCCGAGAACGAGAAGCGTCACGCCAAGGACGAGCTGAATCTGCTCGGCGGGCTGGGCGATACGGCGGCGAACCTTCGGGCGGCGATCGACGGCGAGATGCACGAGACGATGACCATGTACCCGGAGTTCGCCGAGCAGGCCGAGGCGGAGGGGAACAAGGCGGCGGCGAACCTGTTCCGCCAGATCGCCAAGATCGAACAGCACCACGCCGAGCGCTACAGGAAGCTGCTCGCGATGGTCGAGAACGGGACGGTGTTCAAACGCGACACGCCGATCACGTGGAAGTGCAGCGTGTGCGGGTACACGCACAAGGGTACGGAACCGCCGAAGAAGTGTCCGTGCTGCGGCCACCCGCTCGAGTACTACGAGCCCGCCGACTTGAGCTTCGAGAACTGA
- a CDS encoding SRPBCC family protein, giving the protein MIRLEHSIEVNAAAERVFEWLVRHLTDKEAYCAWHPDHVDLRWIKGEPGREGSIVYAEEVIHGAMQKLRFRITKVVPNHEIVYRPLFPVSLIVPANTFLIEPTGDGRCTYTVNGSIRLPHWLFRRGRIESTLCHIRKEGEALKAALENTMS; this is encoded by the coding sequence ATGATCAGACTCGAGCACTCGATTGAGGTCAACGCGGCGGCGGAGCGCGTGTTCGAGTGGCTCGTCCGGCACCTGACGGACAAGGAGGCGTATTGCGCCTGGCACCCGGACCACGTGGACCTGCGCTGGATCAAGGGCGAGCCGGGGCGCGAGGGCTCGATCGTGTACGCCGAAGAGGTCATCCACGGCGCGATGCAGAAGCTCAGGTTCCGGATCACCAAGGTCGTGCCGAACCACGAGATCGTCTACCGGCCCTTGTTCCCCGTATCGCTCATCGTGCCGGCCAACACGTTCCTCATCGAACCGACGGGCGATGGGCGCTGCACGTACACGGTGAACGGCAGCATCCGGCTCCCGCACTGGCTGTTCCGCCGCGGGAGGATCGAATCGACGCTGTGCCACATAAGGAAAGAGGGCGAGGCCCTCAAAGCCGCGCTCGAGAACACAATGTCTTGA
- a CDS encoding class I SAM-dependent methyltransferase, producing MLTGRLYSTLENLGSRALPELRNTRETDALAYYDRIAKQWHRATGHSGGAFKRYVLNNQILSRIGSVEGRAILELGAGNGYFVPLLLRRFSGQTPKRIVVTDASDALLDIAQREFRVAGAEYLRLDLRQPFPFPDASFDLLFATMVFNEVSTPILRRALAQCARVITEDGLLVATVTHPDFLGRLSKQGALRRTPGGGLLMPGAGDMRLPIARRSKAQYGRALLAAGFTFVAHDIHPGAAVLKAKPGLRHSAGVPLALLLECRKRCSG from the coding sequence ATGCTCACAGGCCGACTATACAGCACGCTCGAGAACCTGGGTAGCCGAGCGCTTCCCGAGCTCCGCAACACACGAGAGACAGACGCCTTGGCGTACTACGACCGCATAGCGAAGCAATGGCACCGCGCGACCGGGCACAGCGGCGGCGCGTTCAAGCGATACGTCCTGAACAACCAGATCCTCTCGAGAATCGGGTCGGTCGAGGGCCGTGCCATCCTGGAGCTTGGTGCGGGCAATGGGTACTTCGTGCCGCTCCTGCTTCGCCGGTTCTCGGGCCAAACGCCGAAGCGAATCGTCGTGACAGATGCCTCCGACGCGTTGCTCGACATCGCGCAGCGCGAGTTCCGCGTTGCCGGGGCCGAGTACTTGCGCCTTGACCTGCGGCAGCCCTTCCCATTTCCGGACGCGTCCTTCGACCTGCTCTTCGCAACGATGGTGTTCAACGAAGTCTCGACGCCCATCCTGCGAAGAGCCTTGGCGCAATGCGCACGTGTGATTACCGAAGATGGCTTGCTCGTCGCAACCGTCACTCATCCGGACTTCCTCGGGCGCTTGTCGAAACAGGGCGCACTTCGCCGGACACCGGGCGGCGGGCTTCTCATGCCCGGCGCGGGCGACATGCGCCTCCCTATCGCACGCCGCTCGAAGGCCCAATACGGGAGGGCGCTGTTGGCCGCCGGCTTCACGTTCGTCGCCCACGACATCCATCCAGGTGCCGCGGTTCTGAAAGCCAAGCCCGGGCTCCGGCACAGCGCGGGCGTGCCGCTCGCGCTCCTGCTCGAGTGCAGGAAGCGCTGCTCCGGCTGA